From Brassica oleracea var. oleracea cultivar TO1000 chromosome C3, BOL, whole genome shotgun sequence, a single genomic window includes:
- the LOC106328078 gene encoding DNA topoisomerase 3-beta isoform X1, with product MAHLPRVLMVAEKPSIALSIASVLSHGQMSTRRGSTEVHEFDGMFRGFKAHYRVTSVIGHVFSVDFPEKYQNWSTIDPQDLFDAPIQKKESNPKAHICRHLSNEARGCSYMVLWLDCDREGENICFEVIECTGFDMKDSKRKVYRAKFSSVTEKDISKAMDNLVEPNRDEALAVDARQEIDLKVGVAFSRFQTSYFQGKYQNLDCRVISYGPCQTPTLGFCVQRYMQINTFKPEKFWSLRPHLMKNGYELQLEWDRRRLFDLEAAVVFQKLVVEGRTAKVIDVSEKQEVKGRPTGLNTVNLLKVASSALGFGPQTAMHLAERLYTQGFISYPRTESTAYPSSFDFTDTLRAQVSNPVWGGYVQRLLSDGFQKPKSGTDAGDHPPITPMRAATEGIVGGDAWRLYQYVCQHFIGTVSPNCKYIRTKVELSIGGEIFHCTGQRVTEKGFTAIMPWSAVDEKKLPSFLKGEKIEVSRVELYEGNTSPPDFLTESELISLMEKHGIGTDASIPVHINNIGERNYVQVQSGRKLVPTALGITLIRGYQCIDPDLCLPDIRSFIEQQITLVAKGQADHSHVVQHVIQQFRRKFSYFVQQIEHMDALFEAQFSPLADSGRALSKCGKCLRYMKHITAVPPRLFCGTCEEVYYLPQKGTVKLYKELTCPLDNFELVIYSVPGTEGKSFPLCPYCYNSPPFEGIDTLFGAAKTANASANTKTGSGMPCSLCPHPTCPHSLRNQGVCACPECEGTLVLDPVSFPKWKLNCNLCSCIVMLPEGAHRIATTSNRCPECDSAIIEIDFNKKTTPLDNGATLHQGCVLCDELLLSLVEVKHGRSFVRRGGRGRGRGRGRGRGRRGSKAVDPKMSFRDF from the exons ATGGCTCATCTTCCCAGAGTTCTTATG GTGGCGGAGAAGCCCAGCATTGCTCTCTCCATAGCTTCAGTTCTCTCCCATGGACAG ATGTCTACAAGGAGAGGCAGTACTGAGGTGCATGAATTTGATGGGATGTTCAGAGGCTTCAAAGCACACTATAGAGTTACATCTGTTATTGGACATGTTTTCAG TGTAGATTTCCCAGAAAAATATCAGAATTGGTCAACCATTGATCCGCAAGATCTTTTCGACGCTCCAATCCAGAAAAAAGAGTCAAACCCAAAG GCTCATATTTGTAGGCATCTAAGTAATGAAGCTCGTGGTTGCAGTTACATGGTGTTGTGGTTGGATTGTGATCGTGAAGGGGAGAATATATGCTTTGAAG TTATCGAGTGCACTGGCTTCGACATGAAAGATAGCAAGAGAAAGGTTTATCGGGCAAAATTTTCTTCTGTTACTGAGAAAGACATATCAAAGGCCATGGACAACCTTGTTGAACCAAACAGGGATGAGGCACTCGCAGTAGATGCTCGTCAAGAGATTGATCTAAAAGTTGGCGTGGCATTCTCGCGATTCCAAACAAGTTATTTCCAAGGCAAATATCAGAATCTTGACTGCAGAGTTATCTC CTATGGGCCATGCCAGACTCCTACTCTTGGGTTCTGTGTGCAACGTTACATGCAGATTAATACTTTCAAGCCAGAAAAGTTTTGGTCTCTACGACCTCATTTAATGAAGAATGGTTATGAGCTTCAACTAGAGTGGGATAGACGTAGATTGTTCGACCTGGAA GCTGCTGTTGTGTTTCAAAAGTTGGTTGTGGAAGGCAGAACTGCAAAAGTGATTGACGTATCAGAAAAGCAGGAAGTCAAAGGTCGTCCAACTGGTCTTAACACAGTGAATCTGCTAAAG GTTGCTTCAAGTGCTCTAGGGTTTGGGCCTCAGACGGCTATGCATCTTGCCGAGCGATTATATACTCAAGGCTTCATCAG CTATCCGCGCACGGAAAGCACAGCCTACCCGTCTTCATTCGACTTCACAGACACACTCAGAGCACAAGTTAGCAATCCAGTATGGGGTGGTTACGTACAGAGACTTCTCTCAGACGGCTTTCAAAAGCCAAAGTCAGGAACTGATGCGGGAGACCATCCTCCTATCACACCAATGCGAGCAGCAACCGAGGGCATTGTCGGAGGAGATGCTTGGCGACTCTATCAGTATGTCTGTCAACATTTTATTGGCACTGTCTCACCTAACTGCAAGTACATAAG GACTAAAGTGGAATTGTCAATTGGTGGAGAAATTTTCCATTGTACGGGGCAGCGTGTGACAGAGAAGGGTTTTACAGCTATAATGCCATGGTCTGCAGTAGACGAGAAGAAACTCCCTTCTTTTCTCAAAGGAGAGAAGATTGAGGTTTCAAGAGTGGAGCTGTACGAG GGGAACACTTCGCCGCCGGACTTCCTTACTGAGAGTGAGCTGATATCTCTAATGGAGAAGCATGGAATAGGTACAGATGCATCAATACCTGTGCATATAAACAACATTGGTGAACGTAACTATGTTCAG GTCCAATCTGGGAGGAAATTGGTTCCAACAGCACTAGGAATCACGCTGATAAGAGGCTATCAGTGTATTGATCCAGACCTTTGCTTACCAGACATCCGGAGCTTCATCGAGCAACAAATCACTCTTGTTGCCAAAGGCCAAGCCGACCATTCACACGTTGTGCAGCATGTGATTCAGCAATTCCGGCGTAAATTCAGCTATTTTGTTCAACAG ATCGAGCACATGGATGCCCTCTTTGAAGCACAGTTCTCTCCTCTGGCTGATTCTGGTCGCGCTTTAAGCAAATGTGGCAAATGCTTGCGATACATGAAACACATCACAGCAGTCCCACCACGTCTCTTCTGTGGTACATGCGAAGAAGTTTATTATCTTCCCCAGAAGGGCACAGTCAAG CTATACAAGGAACTTACATGTCCTTTAGACAACTTCGAGCTCGTGATCTACTCAGTGCCAGGAACCGAGGGGAAGTCCTTTCCGCTGTGTCCATACTGCTACAACTCTCCTCCATTCGAAGGAATTGACACACTCTTTGGAGCTGCTAAGACGGCCAATGCTTCTGCCAATACCAAAACCGGTTCAGGCATGCCGTGTTCTCTCTGTCCTCACCCCACATGCCCACACTCTTTGAGAAACCAAGGTGTCTGCGCTTGTCCAGAGTGTGAAGGCACACTCGTCTTGGACCCGGTGAGCTTCCCCAAGTGGAAACTTAACTGCAACTTGTGTAGCTGCATCGTAATGCTTCCGGAAGGTGCTCACCGCATAGCTACGACTAGTAACCGCTGTCCCGAGTGCGATTCAGCCATCATAGAAATTGACTTCAACAAGAAAACTACTCCTCTGGACAATGGCGCCACTCTGCATCAAGGATGCGTTCTCTGTGATGAATTGCTGCTCTCGCTGGTTGAAGTCAAACATGGGAGATCCTTTGTGAGGCGTGGAGGAAGGGGAAGAGGACGTGGGAGAGGCCGAGGCAGAGGGAGAAGAGGCTCAAAAGCTGTCGATCCAAAAATGAGTTTCAGAGACTTCTGA
- the LOC106331626 gene encoding 40S ribosomal protein S12-2 codes for MSGDEAAAAPAVVPPVAEAAAAIPEDMDLLTALELTLRKARAHGGVVRGLHESAKLIEKRSAQLCVLAEDCNQPDYVKLVKALCADHNINLLTVPSAKTLGEWAGLCKIDSEGNARKVVGCSCLVVKDYGEETTALNIVKKHIESN; via the exons ATGTCTGG TGATGAAGCTGCTGCTGCTCCTGCTGTTGTTCCTCCGGTTGCTGAGGCAGCTGCTGCCATTCCAGAGGACATGGATCTGTTGACTGCATTGGAGTTGACGCTAAGGAAAGCTCGTGCTCACGGTGGTGTGGTTCGTGGTCTCCATGAAAGCGCTAAGCTTATTGAGAAGCGTTCTGCTCAGCTTTGTGTCTTGGCTGAGGACTGCAACCAGCCTGATTACGTTAAGCTTGTCAAAGCTCTTTGCGCTGATCACAACATCAACTTGCTTACTGTTCCAAGTGCCAAAACCCTCGGTGAATGGGCTGGT CTTTGCAAGATTGATTCAGAGGGGAATGCAAGGAAGGTTGTTGGATGCTCGTGCCTTGTAGTCAAG GATTACGGTGAGGAGACAACTGCACTCAACATCGTCAAGAAGCATATTGAATCTAACTAA
- the LOC106333710 gene encoding F-box protein DOR-like, whose protein sequence is MELQLNTESKILLNGRENSKPLPIDLVMEILSRLPVKSIGRCLCVSKLWASILRLPYFTTLFATRSSVRPHMLLAYGEKGQVLFFSSPQLKNPNENASLTANYLSRVPYGGSSFHISDPVHGLVCLTYIDKEILKEHIICNPSTGQTLTLPKVKTTMVGVRSIFKLVSFLGYVSIDKQFKVLSMEWNSDHYILGPQHQILTLGTQKLEWRLTKCCMPHSFCPKGICINGVLYYRAFYAYTGISVIVCFDFKSEEFSYIEVVKTFETLISDGPLINYNGKLGSLIFEGHPWGDKARSFELLVIGDLEKQEWSTHKYMLPPTWKNVVGEGMLGFAGFFGTNTIVLSRHSYVIYYNIEKNTIVKVGIQGVEAFKCFDCSIFLDHVEGLKLVQEF, encoded by the coding sequence ATGGAACTGCAGCTAAATACAGAATCAAAAATCTTGTTGAATGGAAGAGAAAACTCAAAGCCGCTACCTATTGATCTCGTTATGGAAATACTCTCGAGACTGCCTGTAAAGTCTATAGGGAGATGTCTTTGCGTATCGAAGCTGTGGGCCTCCATACTTCGCCTTCCTTATTTCACGACGTTGTTCGCCACTAGATCTTCAGTTCGGCCTCATATGTTGTTGGCCTACGGTGAAAAAGGCCAGGTCTTATTTTTCTCGTCACCTCAACTTAAAAATCCTAATGAGAACGCGTCGTTAACAGCCAATTATCTTTCGCGTGTCCCCTATGGTGGTTCTTCCTTTCACATTAGTGATCCTGTCCATGGGTTGGTCTGTCTTACATATATAGATAAGGAGATCTTAAAGGAACATATAATATGTAACCCTAGCACGGGACAAACTTTAACCTTACCCAAAGTGAAGACAACAATGGTTGGGGTGAGAAGCATTTTTAAGTTGGTAAGCTTTTTGGGGTATGTTTCCATTGATAAACAATTCAAGGTATTGTCCATGGAATGGAACTCAGACCATTATATTCTTGGTCCGCAGCATCAAATTCTGACATTAGGAACTCAGAAACTTGAATGGAGACTGACCAAGTGTTGCATGCCCCATTCTTTTTGTCCTAAAGGGATATGCATTAATGGTGTTTTGTATTATCGAGCTTTCTATGCGTATACAGGAATTTCTGTGATAGTTTGCTTTGACTTTAAGTCCGAGGAGTTCAGTTATATAGAAGTGGTAAAGACTTTCGAGACATTAATATCTGACGGACCTCTGATAAACTACAATGGCAAGTTAGGCTCACTTATCTTCGAAGGGCATCCCTGGGGTGATAAAGCAAGAAGTTTTGAATTGCTGGTTATAGGAGATTTAGAAAAGCAGGAGTGGTCAACACACAAATACATGTTGCCTCCTACGTGGAAGAATGTGGTTGGAGAAGGCATGTTAGGCTTTGCTGGATTTTTTGGTACAAATACAATCGTGTTGTCGCGCCATTCCTACGTTATTTACTACAATATCGAGAAAAATACTATCGTAAAAGTTGGAATCCAAGGGGTGGAAGCATTTAAGTGTTTCGACTGTTCCATCTTTCTAGACCATGTAGAGGGCCTAAAGCTTGTGCAAGAGTTTTAA
- the LOC106333467 gene encoding cysteine proteinase inhibitor 2-like, which translates to MSQVYLKLSLLGLLVVAVVTPSANAIRKSVVLGGKSDVPNVQTNMEVQELGRYCVEEFNLHEQSGKGNVASSIDRAVLNPLTFSRVVSAQQQVVAGLKYYLRIEVTQPDGTNRMFDSVVVVQPWLHSKTLLGFTPVATPIY; encoded by the exons ATGTCACAAGTTTATCTAAAATTGTCATTGTTAGGGCTTTTGGTGGTCGCCGTCGTGACTCCATCGGCCAACGCTATAAGGAAGTCCGTCGTTCTCGGAGGAAAATCAGATGTTCCGAACGTTCAGACCAACATGGAAGTTCAAGAACTTGGAAG GTATTGCGTGGAAGAATTCAATCTACATGAACAAAGCGGGAAAGGAAACGTAGCATCATCCATTGACAGGGCCGTGTTGAATCCGTTGACGTTTAGCCGAGTTGTGTCGGCTCAGCAACAGGTCGTGGCTGGTCTCAAATACTATCTGAGGATTGAAGTGACACAACCCGATGGCACGAACAGGATGTTTGACTCTGTTGTGGTTGTTCAACCATGGCTCCATTCTAAGACGTTGCTCGGTTTCACCCCTGTTGCTACTCCTATCTACTAA
- the LOC106328078 gene encoding DNA topoisomerase 3-beta isoform X2 codes for MVLWLDCDREGENICFEVIECTGFDMKDSKRKVYRAKFSSVTEKDISKAMDNLVEPNRDEALAVDARQEIDLKVGVAFSRFQTSYFQGKYQNLDCRVISYGPCQTPTLGFCVQRYMQINTFKPEKFWSLRPHLMKNGYELQLEWDRRRLFDLEAAVVFQKLVVEGRTAKVIDVSEKQEVKGRPTGLNTVNLLKVASSALGFGPQTAMHLAERLYTQGFISYPRTESTAYPSSFDFTDTLRAQVSNPVWGGYVQRLLSDGFQKPKSGTDAGDHPPITPMRAATEGIVGGDAWRLYQYVCQHFIGTVSPNCKYIRTKVELSIGGEIFHCTGQRVTEKGFTAIMPWSAVDEKKLPSFLKGEKIEVSRVELYEGNTSPPDFLTESELISLMEKHGIGTDASIPVHINNIGERNYVQVQSGRKLVPTALGITLIRGYQCIDPDLCLPDIRSFIEQQITLVAKGQADHSHVVQHVIQQFRRKFSYFVQQIEHMDALFEAQFSPLADSGRALSKCGKCLRYMKHITAVPPRLFCGTCEEVYYLPQKGTVKLYKELTCPLDNFELVIYSVPGTEGKSFPLCPYCYNSPPFEGIDTLFGAAKTANASANTKTGSGMPCSLCPHPTCPHSLRNQGVCACPECEGTLVLDPVSFPKWKLNCNLCSCIVMLPEGAHRIATTSNRCPECDSAIIEIDFNKKTTPLDNGATLHQGCVLCDELLLSLVEVKHGRSFVRRGGRGRGRGRGRGRGRRGSKAVDPKMSFRDF; via the exons ATGGTGTTGTGGTTGGATTGTGATCGTGAAGGGGAGAATATATGCTTTGAAG TTATCGAGTGCACTGGCTTCGACATGAAAGATAGCAAGAGAAAGGTTTATCGGGCAAAATTTTCTTCTGTTACTGAGAAAGACATATCAAAGGCCATGGACAACCTTGTTGAACCAAACAGGGATGAGGCACTCGCAGTAGATGCTCGTCAAGAGATTGATCTAAAAGTTGGCGTGGCATTCTCGCGATTCCAAACAAGTTATTTCCAAGGCAAATATCAGAATCTTGACTGCAGAGTTATCTC CTATGGGCCATGCCAGACTCCTACTCTTGGGTTCTGTGTGCAACGTTACATGCAGATTAATACTTTCAAGCCAGAAAAGTTTTGGTCTCTACGACCTCATTTAATGAAGAATGGTTATGAGCTTCAACTAGAGTGGGATAGACGTAGATTGTTCGACCTGGAA GCTGCTGTTGTGTTTCAAAAGTTGGTTGTGGAAGGCAGAACTGCAAAAGTGATTGACGTATCAGAAAAGCAGGAAGTCAAAGGTCGTCCAACTGGTCTTAACACAGTGAATCTGCTAAAG GTTGCTTCAAGTGCTCTAGGGTTTGGGCCTCAGACGGCTATGCATCTTGCCGAGCGATTATATACTCAAGGCTTCATCAG CTATCCGCGCACGGAAAGCACAGCCTACCCGTCTTCATTCGACTTCACAGACACACTCAGAGCACAAGTTAGCAATCCAGTATGGGGTGGTTACGTACAGAGACTTCTCTCAGACGGCTTTCAAAAGCCAAAGTCAGGAACTGATGCGGGAGACCATCCTCCTATCACACCAATGCGAGCAGCAACCGAGGGCATTGTCGGAGGAGATGCTTGGCGACTCTATCAGTATGTCTGTCAACATTTTATTGGCACTGTCTCACCTAACTGCAAGTACATAAG GACTAAAGTGGAATTGTCAATTGGTGGAGAAATTTTCCATTGTACGGGGCAGCGTGTGACAGAGAAGGGTTTTACAGCTATAATGCCATGGTCTGCAGTAGACGAGAAGAAACTCCCTTCTTTTCTCAAAGGAGAGAAGATTGAGGTTTCAAGAGTGGAGCTGTACGAG GGGAACACTTCGCCGCCGGACTTCCTTACTGAGAGTGAGCTGATATCTCTAATGGAGAAGCATGGAATAGGTACAGATGCATCAATACCTGTGCATATAAACAACATTGGTGAACGTAACTATGTTCAG GTCCAATCTGGGAGGAAATTGGTTCCAACAGCACTAGGAATCACGCTGATAAGAGGCTATCAGTGTATTGATCCAGACCTTTGCTTACCAGACATCCGGAGCTTCATCGAGCAACAAATCACTCTTGTTGCCAAAGGCCAAGCCGACCATTCACACGTTGTGCAGCATGTGATTCAGCAATTCCGGCGTAAATTCAGCTATTTTGTTCAACAG ATCGAGCACATGGATGCCCTCTTTGAAGCACAGTTCTCTCCTCTGGCTGATTCTGGTCGCGCTTTAAGCAAATGTGGCAAATGCTTGCGATACATGAAACACATCACAGCAGTCCCACCACGTCTCTTCTGTGGTACATGCGAAGAAGTTTATTATCTTCCCCAGAAGGGCACAGTCAAG CTATACAAGGAACTTACATGTCCTTTAGACAACTTCGAGCTCGTGATCTACTCAGTGCCAGGAACCGAGGGGAAGTCCTTTCCGCTGTGTCCATACTGCTACAACTCTCCTCCATTCGAAGGAATTGACACACTCTTTGGAGCTGCTAAGACGGCCAATGCTTCTGCCAATACCAAAACCGGTTCAGGCATGCCGTGTTCTCTCTGTCCTCACCCCACATGCCCACACTCTTTGAGAAACCAAGGTGTCTGCGCTTGTCCAGAGTGTGAAGGCACACTCGTCTTGGACCCGGTGAGCTTCCCCAAGTGGAAACTTAACTGCAACTTGTGTAGCTGCATCGTAATGCTTCCGGAAGGTGCTCACCGCATAGCTACGACTAGTAACCGCTGTCCCGAGTGCGATTCAGCCATCATAGAAATTGACTTCAACAAGAAAACTACTCCTCTGGACAATGGCGCCACTCTGCATCAAGGATGCGTTCTCTGTGATGAATTGCTGCTCTCGCTGGTTGAAGTCAAACATGGGAGATCCTTTGTGAGGCGTGGAGGAAGGGGAAGAGGACGTGGGAGAGGCCGAGGCAGAGGGAGAAGAGGCTCAAAAGCTGTCGATCCAAAAATGAGTTTCAGAGACTTCTGA
- the LOC106328973 gene encoding LOW QUALITY PROTEIN: xyloglucan galactosyltransferase KATAMARI1 homolog (The sequence of the model RefSeq protein was modified relative to this genomic sequence to represent the inferred CDS: substituted 1 base at 1 genomic stop codon), producing the protein MKNNNSSSSIKNQPCNKKPTILLLLLSLLTTSLFLLRLSQNKIILITTITSDSDHHNRDRQDSCLGRYIYIHNLPSRFNTDILQDCESITRPKDKISICKYLDNFGFGPRIGDDGVSIDSKYSPSWYATNQFMLEVIFHEKMKMYECLTRNSSLASAFYIPYYAGLDFRRNLRRRSVAERDAAGKEMFEWLKKQPQWKDMSGIDHFLVTGRISRDFRRNPDNNSLXGTNLMLLPESQNISFLTIERSPTSHNEFAIPYPTYFHPTSTFEIRQWQDKIKLTNRTILFSFAGAQRRSRSQNGLVRTQVIEQCKSSSKTCRFLDCDVKANGCDDPMSLMKLFESSVFCLQPPGDSLTRRSVFDSILAGCIPVFFNQGSAYKQYVWHLPNNDGEYSVYIPVKELRTGGKSKIEEILQGIPNEKVIGMRENVIRSVPKIVYTKPNRYKPDKETLEDAFDVAVKGVIKRIEKFKSN; encoded by the exons ATGAAGAACAACAATTCATCAAGTTCCATTAAGAATCAGCCATGTAATAAGAAACCAACCATTCTCTTACTTCTCCTCTCTCTCCTCACAACCTCTCTGTTTCTCCTTCGCCTCTCACAAAACAAAATCATCCTCATCACCACCATTACCTCCGACTCCGATCACCACAACCGTGACAGACAAGATTCATGTCTCGGCCGGTACATATATATCCATAACCTACCTTCTCGATTCAACACCGACATCTTGCAAGATTGCGAGTCGATTACAAGACCAAAGGATAAGATCAGCATCTGTAAGTACCTCGACAACTTCGGATTTGGACCACGGATCGGTGATGATGGTGTCTCCATAGATTCTAAGTACTCTCCGAGCTGGTACGCGACTAATCAGTTCATGCTTGAAGTGATTTTCCACGAGAAGATGAAGATGTACGAGTGCTTGACGAGAAACTCTTCGTTGGCTTCGGCTTTTTACATACCTTATTACGCTGGCCTCGATTTCCGGCGGAATCTGCGGCGGCGTAGCGTAGCTGAAAGAGACGCCGCCGGGAAGGAAATGTTTGAATGGCTCAAAAAGCAACCTCAGTGGAAAG ATATGTCAGGTATAGACCACTTCCTCGTAACCGGTCGGATATCACGAGACTTCCGGCGAAACCCCGACAACAACTCCCTGTGAGGAACCAACTTAATGCTATTACCAGAGTCACAAAACATCTCTTTCCTCACCATTGAACGAAGTCCAACGAGCCACAACGAGTTCGCAATTCCTTATCCAACCTACTTTCACCCAACTTCAACCTTCGAGATACGCCAATGGCAAGACAAGATCAAGCTTACCAACCGAACAATACTCTTCTCATTCGCCGGAGCTCAAAGGCGGAGTAGAAGCCAAAACGGTTTGGTTCGCACTCAAGTCATCGAACAGTGTAAGAGTTCTTCCAAGACTTGTAGGTTTCTTGACTGTGACGTTAAAGCCAACGGCTGCGATGATCCGATGAGTCTGATGAAGCTTTTCGAGAGCTCCGTCTTCTGCTTACAACCACCGGGTGATTCGTTAACCAGAAGATCGGTATTTGATTCTATCTTAGCTGGTTGTATACCGGTTTTCTTTAACCAAGGAAGTGCATACAAGCAATATGTATGGCACTTGCCGAACAACGATGGTGAATATTCAGTTTATATACCGGTTAAAGAGCTGAGAACCGGGGGAAAGAGTAAAATCGAAGAGATTTTGCAGGGGATACCGAATGAGAAAGTGATTGGTATGAGAGAAAACGTAATAAGATCGGTTCCAAAGATTGTATACACTAAACCAAACCGATACAAACCGGATAAAGAGACACTTGAAGATGCTTTTGATGTTGCTGTGAAGGGAGTGATCAAGAGAATAGAGAAATTCAAGAGTAACTAG